The DNA region cTTCTGTTCCCACAAAGTGaatgaaaatttaagaatttCACTCATTGTCCGAGCTTTCAGCAGCGGCACCAACAGCAGGCACAACTCCATTCCTCTTCGAATCTTTTTCATCCTCTTCATCTTCGCTGTATTCACTCTCATAATCATCatattcatcttcttcttcctgCTCTTCCTCCTCAATACCCTCTTCCATACCAGCTCCCTCTTCTGTCAAGGCACCAGTCCTTGTACCAGCTCGACTCCGCTtcaatatttttatctttagGTTTGTCTTCTTATCACAACCAATCCAAGAGTCGCACAAGCAGAATGCAGTCAAGTTGTAATTTCCTTCAGCAGGAGCCTGGAACTTGCCCATGACTAACCTTGAACCACTTTTTACGCTTTCAACAGCTTCTCTAACAGATGCATTTGTCTCCTTCAGACTTGCCCCtgacacttccttcaactcctgAATTGCTTTGGACGCTGCGGTTATGGCCACAACCTCATCCATGAAGCTCACCTTTTGGGAGATCCACACATCATTAGATACAGGGTCCGCAAGCAGTAACCAAAAGCTCTCCTCCTTGAAGAAGGGGTAGTAAGGAGCATGGGGAAGAGCAGCAACTAGGCCACTCCCACGCTTGAGTGTGATCCAAACATGCATAGTGACTACATCACCCTCTTGTATCCCCTCTTCACCTTCTGTTTCACACGTGATATCAACTGTCAAGGAAGGCATCATTTCAAGAACCATCTCCACATCTTTGGTTTCAGTAGAAGATAATCCAGCAACCTGAGTCAGCAGTTCAACCCGGTCTTCTAAGGTCATGTCACGAAGCTCTTGAAACGTTCGCACTTTCTGCAGACATAGTGAGAAAATTTTTCAAACCAAAGAATAATAGGAAAGCAGGTGCAAAATGTTCGGTAATGCCATGTCCCATGATTCTTGCATGTTACCACAACATCAAGGCAAACATCTTTTATAGAGCATTTGCCAATCTGTCAACTAAACAATGGAATATTTTCGCTTCATTCTAAGACAATTTAACCATTTCCATGAATGTAAAATTTTCAATCTGAAGTCTCTGAGGCTTCAGCTACTTAACCagtgtttttctttctaatccaCAAATAACTTAATCCAAAAACGTCATCAAATGGTTCACATGGTGTGCCTTGATACATAGATATTAACCAAGCACCAAAGGATACAACCTGAAAAGCAGCCTAAATACAGGTGGCAACATAGAATTCTTGCAGATGCATCACAACTCTCTTAGTGCAGTACAAAACCAATAAAAGAAGTATATGACTACCTTCCGTGCTATCTTTTTAACTATGGCCTCGCTAAAATGCGGCAACTGTAGAAAGGGTGCAACACCTTCACTAGATCCCCCAGCAACCTTTCTAGCACTTAGCGGAACAGCCTggctcaattaataattaaaaaataaaactattcaTCAATTTGTTGAGAGGGAGagagataataaaataagaagaATGACACTTCTAATAAACTAATAGAGGATGACTAGATATAACAGTATTAGAAACAAGTCGCAGTGAAGACAACCTGTAGAATTGTTAGAAGAGAAGGTTTACAAATAGGgatttagtatgaaattgcagtAAGGAAgataacaaaaaaacaaaaagaattggTCAAATGCAATaggaaaaacaaaatgaaaggaTTGCCAATGGCGCCACACACACACATAGACAACTGAGACAGCAGTGTGTGACCAAAAATTAATATTCCACTCCAATCCCTAAAAGGAAATACAACTTGCTAaatctaaagaaaaaagaaagaaaagaaaagaaaaagcctATATTGGGTCCATTTAGGAAATTGATCCTTCTTAAACTCACCTTAACGCCAAGCATATGCAAAGCAAACAATTTATTATGCTGCATATTAACATTTTCCTTTTGATATTTTGCAAATGAACGCATATATGGAGGTAACATAATATGGCACCATAAAATCATTCACAAGGAAAGCACCAAACTTTTTTTCAAAGATTCCTCCCAAAGAGTTTATAGGCATACCTGAATGATATTCTGAGAAAGCTCAACCACGCCAATAGCAGGTCTCAACCATCCATGCCCTTGAGCAGTACGTGGTAGCAATGCCATCTGTATCCATATATAACATAGTGACCATTACAGCTTCCAATGAATGCTGATAGAAAATTTTCACTTGCAAGCATCAGTTTTCCGAAAAAGTATTAAGATAGCATAGCACCTAGAAAATGCACTCACACAACGCTGCCTGCTATTGAACAAAATGGTTTTGTTGTCTAGGAATTTCAAAATATTAGGGCCTAATGCACTAATTATCTAGAATATTATGACTAGCAAGAGGGACTGCAACGGACTGTGAGACCAACTTGTTCTTTTTCACTTCTTTACCAAAGAGACTGAGATAGTAAATGCACTTGATTTCTTACTAAATCTTTCAAAAGCTTAGCTGCCACAAGAGTACCAAAAAGTTTCAAGAATAATATCAATCATCTTTAGAGAAACAGTAAAAATCAGGAGCTAATCTTATCAATATGCTCAAATGTGAATGCATGTGCAAGAGaggattttcaaaaatcaagtgCAACAAATCCATTATCGTGCTAGAAGAACTGAGAAATTTAAATTCACCTTCACTAGTTCCTCAAGAAGGCGGGGTGAAAGCTCTAGCATACGTCTAAAATCACGCAACAAAGCTGGTGTCAGAGCTTTAGACTCACGAGTCAACTGGGCTTGGATCAACAATTCTGCCTGAAAAGTACAAAGGTAAGTAATATAAAGCAGCAAGAAGAATGAGCCTTAACTTCGGAGTATTTGAAACAATGAGATACTAATGCCTCCGTTTGGCTATTGATGTAATAACATGAGGAAAAAGCttatttattatgtatgtattacaatagttagacataaaataaagaatagttagtacaaatttaaacttgaaattagaaagatgaggaaaaacttttgtaaaaataAGACCtcttaaaagaaaacaaaaaatttcccTTCTCCTTTCCTAAAACAAGTTATGTGAGTGGCTAAAAATTACCAATTGAAATTAGCTTATAGCTAACTCATATAATAAAACGTGCTGAATAAATAATGTTCCTACCAAACGTAGCATAAAAGAAATAGACGAAAGCAAGGTTGCATGTCAGCCACCTTTACTAAAGCTGGATGCTGCTTCCAAAACTTGGCTTGTTCTTGGCGAATATTCTTGAGGTCCAAGTTTAGCTCACTCCTAACCAACATAAATAATTTCTGAAGGGGTTCCCCATCACTTCGCCGTACTGGAATTTCCATGAATTCTGCAGCTTTTATAAATACACCCAGGACCTTGCTGCAAAATTAGGATGATattgagaaacaaaatgaaaaataagagcAAGCCTTGTCGAACATGGTCAATTGAAGTGTAATTTATGAAAGCTTTTTGTTTGACACTATTGACTTCAAGTCTTTATGATGCTAAGCGTCAATGCAACCAGGAGTAAGGCGAGAGAAGTATCTCTCTCATTAGCCTAGTTGAACTTCTGGctggtgtgaaaatttcaagccaTTACTGAAATTTTCTATATAATTTAGAAATACAAAGTAGTAGTTAACTTTTTATAAGCACTTTTATACAGTAAAAATTTATACCTTGGGGCTAAAGAAGGTTTCATGAAATAGTAGTAGGCAGACAATGTTTGGTGCATCACATAATTTCCAGTGTATTTGGCTGATCTTGAAAGATATATAACAGCCAACACCAAAGGCAGAAGGATGCATACTCCAACTATTCCTAAAAGAAGTATTCCACCTGATGCTCCATCAATATTCAACAGGAATGGAGGTAGGGCTATACCCATTTGAAGCCCCTAAATTAAGAATCCAAgaaaattggaaaaagaaaaaatcaaaatcccTTGTTCATGAAACTAGCAGCGTCTGCAACAAAAGATGAAACAAAGAATCTGTTACCTGCCTGCCATCAGGGTGGCCATACTTTTCAAAATTCTCCCGAGAGACTGGATCTGTCAGGGCCTGATAAGCCTTTGAAATGAATTCAACAAAATAATCATGGGCCTCTGAGAAGAGCCGGGAGGAGGAAATGGTAGATAGGTATTAGGTCTTCCAAAAAATCAATGTATTACAAAAACCAGATATGGAACAAAAAATTAAACCTATAACCTGGATCTGGATTTTTATCAGGATGATACTGTATGGAAAGTCTCCTATATGCTTTCTTTATGTCTGAATCTGAGGCTCCGTGTTCCAAACCAAGAATACTGAATGGCTCAAATACTTTAAACTGCAAACCAAGAAAAATGAAGACAAATCATGTTCTATCATGAGAAACAAGCCAAGGCACATCACATACAGAGTATAAAATGTTGAAGAAACAACCAACTGGCTGTTAGCATTAATATATTAATACATGACCAAGCTGATACTAGCATATGAACATTCAGTCCACatccaaaaacaaaaacaaataggtGAGAACAGATGCCTATACTTTCTCAAACCACACATAAGATATAAATTCTTCACCTAAACCCAAAGTTCCAGCAGAGAGGATGAGGTTTAGCAGCTGACTACTAGATTAAATCATGTAGTCATCAGATATTAAGAACAAATGGATTACCTCATGACTTGTATGCTTGATATAGTATATCAGCACCACCATGACAACCCAGAGAAGCACAAGGGTCAGATTACTACAAGTTGAGAAGTTCGAGATCTGCAAAAACAATCCAAAATATCACAAATACTTATCAAATTCAAACAAAGTTCCAGACGATAAATGAAATACAATCAGAAGCATATCTACCCGTTTGAAAATTGATTTCCTATACTTCCCAGACCGAGAACACACAGAACACTGGCAATGGATAGTCATTGCCTTCTTCGAGAATGTGTTTAATATCTTAACTATAGTGTATGGCACTAATGGCAGAGCCATTATAGTCAACACAAAGATTGGAAACAAGGCACTGTTCTCTTCCGAAGCACCCATATTCACCTTCttacttcaaaaataaaattcaaggaGATCTTTCTTCTTTATATAACTCTGTGACAACAATTTGAGAAACAATCAACCGAGGAAAATACAGATAAAATCTTAATTCGAAATATGCCTATCCAATTCTCCTTTGGcagaaaaacaaaattgaattattatactataaattaactaattaaagtTTGGCACCAAAATTACATTTACATTAAAACTCAtcagaaatcaaaataaaatcattattgaaattatttctcaaataaaccttaaactGGAACTTCCCGCCCCATGAATATCGAACTTGAATGAATATTCATTCcaggaaaaaaaaagggtaaataaaTAAACCCATATGTTAATATGCTTCAATTtattgatttaataaataaactaacGGAGAAACAAAAACCTTACTATTAAACTACTAGAGCTGATCGAATTTCTGTCTAGAAACTAGAAAGCAAAGCGTTTCAGCAGAAGAAGATTCgattttattactattactattattcttCTTTGGTTAATAGAGATCTTACAGCAGAATTTAGCGGAGGGATGCCAGATCTCTATGGTGTGTTAGCTGCTTCACCTTCAGTTCTGGCCCAGGCTTCGGCTTGGCCTTCTTCTAAGTTCAAATTGCGATTTTAGTTCGTGGACCCAAAGCCCAACAACATCCAAAAATCCTAACTGAAAAGGGAAAGCCAGCCCCGGCCCTTTTTCCTTCCCCGTCAACTTCTGCGCGTAGCACAAACTTAATTTATAAAGCGCATACAATCGAATTCATATAGCAAATTCAAAGAATTTATTTCtacaatttaaaaattaacttcacttttataattaaatttaaataaatatttttgtaacgACTCAATTTTTAGTGATGTTAAAAAATACAATTTCGAGACTTCATTTCCATAAacgagtttgtaaatattaaataaagatgTTATGGGATTAGCATATTAATGAATTGAAAATTGGTTAAGAGATTTAGTCGAAATTGTGAGTAATTAAGGCTCAGAGACTAAATCGCAAAAATTTAATCGCTATAAATTTTTAGTTAGAATAAGGCTTGGGGATTTAAATAGCAATTATCCAAATGACTGGCTAATAAACCAATTTTAAATGAATGTGGGATGTGATGTTAATTGTCATTAGATTTAataaattaaggattaaagtttaattaagccttgttaaagtaattaattaaattaaatctaagTATATAAGTAAATTAAGTGGGAAAAAAAGatgacaatgtaacaccccttactagAGTCTGAGGCCAGGACTGGGTACGAAGCCATGCATACATTCGTTTTTGAGTCACCGAgacttgattaaatttaaaactctTTAGAACTCTATTTAAACTCCTTAAAGTGGGCCTACAAGGCCTCAAAATTTCTTTGGAAACCCTTCGGAACCAACTCAGGTCCTTAAATCGACTAAATAAAAATGATTCTTAAAACAGGGCACAAGcttgtgtggaagggcaacacccCCATGTGGTCGTTataacatggtcgtgctgatggcctgtgtgactcacacggcctaagcatctagggacacgcccgtgtcccatacccgtgtgaatttaattccaaatttgaacctacagtggttttcacacgacctaacacacgcccgtgtctatggcccggccatgacacgcctgtgtcctagctcgtgtctaaaaaccttgacattctgtttctaatgtCAGTATCCAATAAGGGGCAcatgaccaaggcacacgccagtggccagaggccgtgtcctccacacggctaagacacacggctatgtctctgccctgtgtttactaccatgcatactggcttgaaatttttacgtgcagggggcACACGGTCTGACAACATGCCcatgacacatggcctagacacatgcctgtgtgtttacCCTTGTGGACAAcatagggctatttaccaagtccttttgccaccctgaaacacaaaataacaacatcCATTTTACGAAAGACTATCATAATATGATTCCTCAACCCAACAACCACATCTAAggcctttacacatttcatatttactaaaacaaccaacaaatTGCCCATTTATGAAAtaacttcttgtattcatataacaacttttaactttagctatttccatggccttatacaaaatgaataaaaatgctaaagtaagccaacacatttggccaattagcAATGACACAAAATCAtaaagtcagggtcctatacatgccataatcaaaataaatagatctaactatactaagtgcttcgattgatagtgtgattgattcCTCCAACGTCCGTTGATCAATGAGCTAACTAGGctgcactataagaaaatggaaagaaaatagggtaagcataaagcttagtaagttgcatgcaataaatataacaataactTTCCCATTCACTATAATGCTCATAGTACTTAATTAGGCagaagcacaacttactcatcactagccaatacatttcacataatatatattgagctcacatctcatacatttcaaataggtacctataccactcacaacatggttatactttccttgtttaACTTAAATTGTGACTCTCactattgaaccatttggaatgctattgaatattcattaagcctcaaacatagggtgtaatgccgatgccatgtcccagatatggccTTACATTGGCttatccatcaagtcgatgccatgtcccagacatggtcttacactgactattgaaatcgaggccgacgccatgtcccagaaatggtcttacactggctctcacatctccgtgtcgatgccatgtcccagaaatggtcttacactgacacatctcatagccgatgcatgttccagacatgtcttacactagctctcgtctcaatgccgttgctatttcccagacatggtcttataatggctctcataatgtggccgatgcatgtcccaaacatgtcttacactggcgcacaaatgacccaaatgtcacggcacgaatatttgatttgttcctaaggttcacccGGGAGTTCTATTATCTTAATTATCATCAAGTATTTTCATTACCACAAttaagaaatttatgctatatcaatttaaacacatataataacaatgaaattgtattatttacatacaatttACCTCGGTATTCAAAATTTGGTGGTTATATCGACTTATTCCGCTAGTTTGGCTTTTCCCCAgtctaggcccaaattttgtaattcttgatctatgcccaaattttgtaattcttgatctataatgataaaaattcacgaatttaatcattttattaatctaagtactcaacaatttaaaattggggaaaataaccattttacccctaaacttttgcaaaatgaccattttacctctaggtccgaaaatcgatttttatcatattttctcactAATCAAGCCTAGTCGATCACTTTTTATACTAAAATCAGCCCACAATTCTccttatttcacacatttatcatctattttacaacttatgcaactacttcacaaaaattgtttattacactaccataactcattttcttccataaaatttcagaaagcaacatgaacacactcatgttaaaaccctagactttcaaccattttgcaaaatagtcccctcatttgaaagcttatgttataagggttctaaaagtataaaaatattcaagaaaaaccctcaaatcacttacttgcaaaggctttaagttgctaaaattttttaaagcttCCATGGTTACTTTCTTGGAGAAAAATagatggagaagaaagagagagatgaaaaaaaatgacaacttttactatttgctttattttattcaatttcaacacctaattttaccaaaatttgacttttgaccacctttgtctcctatggccaaccatgctattctaaagggtctaattgccctttaaaaacctccaatttaggttctctagctatttgacacccttagccatcaaaataggacttttgcactttatgcgatttagtcctttttcacaattaagcatgaaatcagtaaaattacttcaccaattttttcatgcactaatataaacatgttataacttaaaattaataataaaatactttcttttactttggatttgtggtcccaaaatcactgttccgactaggcccaaattcgggctgttacagacAAAGTCACCATCTTCTTCTCCAAAGTTGTTGTCTCCAtttagaagaaaagagaaagcttggtttttttatttcaacATTCGAGCCTTAATTTCAAGTAAGCCcctaatcattttttttatttttatagatttgaggtcataGAATCTTAATTTATCTAGCTCATGTACCAAAATTTGAAACTATCAAAGTTTTTTGAAGTTATCATCGTTGAGAATTAAATGGAATTAATGTGAAATGTAATATCTCATTTTTAGTATTGtcagaaacaatggttttgggaccacaattctagTATTTGGGGttgcattttattatttaattaatgtttataggGTTGCATTAGAGTCGTATAAAATTTTAGTGAATAAATATCAATGTTTGGTTGTTTAACTAATTaaaaaggactatattgaaaaaattgcaaaaattaaTTGCTATTAGTTAAATGGGTTAAATGGTTTTGGAGATGTAAGTTAAACGGCTTAGGTGGTAAATATACCATGCATAAAAGTAATGGAATTTTATGTACAACgttattttaaattgtatgttaaaataaaaaagggtagaatagtaaattaatattaaataaagtaaaataataataaaagaaacattATCATCTTCCACATTGAGTGCACCAACCATTGTTGGAGCTTTATATTTGGCCAAAATAAACTCTTTGTATGTAAGCTTATTCTAGTTCTGtttcatgtaatttttatgtttttgtaatctagGTTTAACTAACTTATAgcttcgtttttgaaactatcAAAGATTTTGGATGTTTCCATTGACGAATActtgttatttatatgttaaataatgaaattgaagtgTTAGTTGttgattttaagtaatttataaagtggttttattagtttttgagttaatgattaatttgataaaataataaattttacatggaAATCATGTGGGATGTTTTATGGAAGGGTAAAAATTCAGCTAACTTGAGTATTTGGCAAAGTTTGTTAAGTTTGgagattttaagtttagggactaaattgtgaaaaatataaaagtttagggaaaaatatgtaaataattataagttaacgGTCATGTGTTctgaattgaatgtgaaattaatagattgtattttattattatttacatcaAACCAAACCAAAAAGATGACACccgaggaaaatggaaaattacggAGCAGTCCCTACTCCGTAATCAGAAGTGAtcgtaggtaagttcatagtgacttattatgtaaaataaaatgCTAATTTATTATTGTTTCTAGTTGGTTATTGAATGTATAAGAAATTCCATTAGTTATttacatgaaattgaaatgaaatggtaGTAGTTTGGTTTggagttatatatttatatatgaacaTATTAAAGATATAGTATACATATGAAAATGATGAAGTGCCTCTGTATGATGAGAATGTATTAGAGTAATGGATTTATGTGTATTGCCTGGTTGAACATAGTTATCGcgtaggatacgattggcatgccaatagggtcagTATGCACGCTTGTACGGGATTTGCACTTCAGTACCTCTATATACACTTCAATGTCCTTGTTCGCACTACGGTGTCcctgtttgcacttcggtgcccttGTTATACATCTATGATGtttctggtgtggtgtagtttcCTAAGTATCGAAGTCAAGTTTCTTAGTTGGTTGGACTAAATGTTAATGAATTATACAATTGATTTATGAATCGAAATGTCATACATATTTAAGATGCGTAAAGATATGAAATGTTCATGGAATTTACTTGTTGACATGATTATATACTAGTACATATATTATAATGAAATGTTGCTTATGTATAGGGGATTATCATGATGTATTTATGTTATGAGATCAAGAGCTAATACGAGTAGTGGATATGTATTGGATCAACATGAATTGTATATTATCTCTTTATATTTTAATGTCAAGTAAAGTCAGATTAAATTTGATGTTTCTAAGCTATGAACTTTCTAAGCTTCTTAAGCTTACTCGTTTTTTTCAATTATGTTCTTTTGTAGTTACTATAGTTGCAGATTGACTGGACGGATCAATgggaagctcacactatccaaccatttggtagtttttgtattttGGTCTTGGGGTGTGGCATGTATGTATGTTTTTATTgtgaatatgttaaatgttaggTTGATATATTATGCCTAGATGAAAATTAGTTTTGGTTGTGTTTAAGTTGGCTTAAGGATTAGATCTTGGTATTAATGCTTATGTATGGCAAGCTATTATGCATGTCTTTATTATAATCCTTGTGGTTGAATTGAATAGGTTTTGTTAATGTGGTttatatgatcatattgggataAGGATTTAGTATGAAatgattaattgaatgaatttgattgTGGTGCCATTTactggcatattggttagttattATAGGATAGTTGGATTGACTTGTTTTGTTGTAAAATGAATGTGTTATTTGACGGTATGTGCAATTGGTGTGTATTCAGTTTTGAACTTGTGATTTTTACCATTTAAACTTAGGTATCGATACCTCATCACTTAGTATCGATACTTGGCTTCATGAAAAACTTTTCAGAGAAACAAAATGCTAAAATAGTATCGATTTTTAATTAAGTATCGATACCACAAATTAATTATCAataccattatttttattttgaaaatagtctAGCAATTTGGTATCACTTTTCAATTAGGTATAGTTGTGGTATCTATACATCTACtaatttttattatctatttttcaaCTTTAAAAATTGGGATTTGTTAAGTGTTTGAAAGCCACAATTGCATCCTTTAAACTTGAGTTAAGGAATATAAAAGTATTTGTAGGCCATTCTTGACAAATGTTATAGTATGAATTTGTTTTGGCAAactttaaatttgattgaaacaGGTCATTCTACTAATATCATCGAAGGTAGTAGTTATATAATAGTTGAATACTCAACATTAATAATTAGAATAGTCTTGTTATGTATCCAACTTCTAGCTTTCAAAAGGGAATAAATAGTAATAGTTGTTATTATTACAACGCCAAAGTTTTGAATTGTTCTGTAATACCCGTAACTCTAATCCGACAACAGAGACGGGTTTAATGTGTtacatgaaatttttaaaaattaagcttagtttatgaaaaatactaaattgaaaaGCTTAATTCTTAATTTCGTATattagagaccaaattgaataaaatgcaaaattgttATGAAATGTTGTTaggaatagaaaataaaaagtcCATAATCAATTttggtgaaatcaaattttaattcaaagccctaaattgaaagttatgcttgtcctaattttagggactaaattgaataaattataaaaatgtataatctGGTATTTGATTCTGAATTGGCTGGAAATTGATAATGTGATATGTTTTGTGATTATTCGTAGCTAAGGCCAAAGCGGAACCTCTGAGAGGGAAAAGAAAAACGGGAGTTGTCGATAAGTGATGTGAGATCacagtttgtacttttatgattcgagaTAGATTTAATTGTTTGCCTAAATGTGTTAGTTGAATGATTGAATGTCATAGTGAGTATATGACAATATTATGAATTGCCTAGATGTGATTTTATATGAATTATCGAAAttgaggactaaaatgaataaaatagaaattaacatGAATTGCCTTGAGATATGATATGTGTTATAGAATTTTGTAGAAACATGTTGTATGACATGAAATATATGTGATTTGATAAAATGGGTTGTAGTTGTAAATATGATCAAGAAATGATATATGTAGTGAATTGTAAATGAAATTGAACGTTGGTACCTTATTAACTTGTCAAGTTGAGTCGAATATAATTGGTATGTCATAGGCTTAAATTGTATATGAGTTTATGCACTTATGTGCTAGGATGCACTTCATGTGCTAGGATGCATTTCATTTGCTAAGATGCGTTTTATGCTCCAGTATGCATTTTACATGCCAGTTTACCCTACTTCGGTATCAGATGATGAACTTTGGTGCCAGTTTGGTTTGTTTGTTGGACGATTCGTGTATTTATCCAAGTccaagtcaagttaataggggttATAATTAGTAAGTTTGACAAATGATACCAAAATGAATGCATATGATGCCATGGAATTGAATATGTTCTTATGtgaattttgataataaaacATGTATTTTATCGTGAAAAATTGGACGGAAATGAGCCATGGAGGCCAAAATGAATGCGAATGAGTCGAAAGACTCCATAAAGGAATAGATTGGTAAGTATAAAGGTAATTAGAATAGATTTATCATGAACTTTGATTGAATTAATGCTAATGTTATGTATGCATAGGTATTGAAATATTGATTAAGTATAAGCATTGAATGTTCATTTGAAAGGTAAGTAACAAATGAAGGAATTGGTTAAAAATGTGGATGTTAGAATAGGTTGAAATGCCAATTGGTATATGTGTAACTTCATGTGAAAAGATTAGGaaaaatttttgtattataagtCATACATTGATAGACTAAGAGTTCACA from Gossypium hirsutum isolate 1008001.06 chromosome A04, Gossypium_hirsutum_v2.1, whole genome shotgun sequence includes:
- the LOC107910274 gene encoding dnaJ protein ERDJ2 isoform X1 — protein: MGASEENSALFPIFVLTIMALPLVPYTIVKILNTFSKKAMTIHCQCSVCSRSGKYRKSIFKRISNFSTCSNLTLVLLWVVMVVLIYYIKHTSHEFKVFEPFSILGLEHGASDSDIKKAYRRLSIQYHPDKNPDPEAHDYFVEFISKAYQALTDPVSRENFEKYGHPDGRQGLQMGIALPPFLLNIDGASGGILLLGIVGVCILLPLVLAVIYLSRSAKYTGNYVMHQTLSAYYYFMKPSLAPSKVLGVFIKAAEFMEIPVRRSDGEPLQKLFMLVRSELNLDLKNIRQEQAKFWKQHPALVKAELLIQAQLTRESKALTPALLRDFRRMLELSPRLLEELVKMALLPRTAQGHGWLRPAIGVVELSQNIIQAVPLSARKVAGGSSEGVAPFLQLPHFSEAIVKKIARKKVRTFQELRDMTLEDRVELLTQVAGLSSTETKDVEMVLEMMPSLTVDITCETEGEEGIQEGDVVTMHVWITLKRGSGLVAALPHAPYYPFFKEESFWLLLADPVSNDVWISQKVSFMDEVVAITAASKAIQELKEVSGASLKETNASVREAVESVKSGSRLVMGKFQAPAEGNYNLTAFCLCDSWIGCDKKTNLKIKILKRSRAGTRTGALTEEGAGMEEGIEEEEQEEEDEYDDYESEYSEDEEDEKDSKRNGVVPAVGAAAESSDNE
- the LOC107910274 gene encoding dnaJ protein ERDJ2 isoform X2, giving the protein MVVLIYYIKHTSHEFKVFEPFSILGLEHGASDSDIKKAYRRLSIQYHPDKNPDPEAHDYFVEFISKAYQALTDPVSRENFEKYGHPDGRQGLQMGIALPPFLLNIDGASGGILLLGIVGVCILLPLVLAVIYLSRSAKYTGNYVMHQTLSAYYYFMKPSLAPSKVLGVFIKAAEFMEIPVRRSDGEPLQKLFMLVRSELNLDLKNIRQEQAKFWKQHPALVKAELLIQAQLTRESKALTPALLRDFRRMLELSPRLLEELVKMALLPRTAQGHGWLRPAIGVVELSQNIIQAVPLSARKVAGGSSEGVAPFLQLPHFSEAIVKKIARKKVRTFQELRDMTLEDRVELLTQVAGLSSTETKDVEMVLEMMPSLTVDITCETEGEEGIQEGDVVTMHVWITLKRGSGLVAALPHAPYYPFFKEESFWLLLADPVSNDVWISQKVSFMDEVVAITAASKAIQELKEVSGASLKETNASVREAVESVKSGSRLVMGKFQAPAEGNYNLTAFCLCDSWIGCDKKTNLKIKILKRSRAGTRTGALTEEGAGMEEGIEEEEQEEEDEYDDYESEYSEDEEDEKDSKRNGVVPAVGAAAESSDNE